Proteins found in one Triticum urartu cultivar G1812 chromosome 4, Tu2.1, whole genome shotgun sequence genomic segment:
- the LOC125551242 gene encoding RNA polymerase II C-terminal domain phosphatase-like 3: MRVTLTPKDEDWLVVLMTRERPRSAVVAPGGDVFTAGGGGETSDGDSSESLEEISAADFKESSSGTAAPSASSQRSRVWMGYTMSRSYAPAFHSFAWAQAVQNKPLVPRPAADEDEVEHLVDTSDEEKEEGEIEEGEAVQSTSPPIKQPETIDLDSDAQDKSESVDMEQTRLAVEAADELDFDQRVGSILEELERLSIEEAEKSFEASCARLRSCFESLKPLFPESGSPMPMLDALVQQAFVGIDTITTVANSYAMPKREQNKNMLLKLLFHIKNRYSDMLALNQRDELDSRVRQLVFVDGEDNAGSNCSTKTVNVVVPSGQVPSDRLPVESGAANPPRGSSFPSWEIPANNRIVSPLLDLHADYDENSLPSPTRVSAPPFSVPKPIGFGVFPMAPDRYFSAERIDPSKIFLYPCVNDALKDVSSYRQKYGPTSTFASDDLPSPTPSDDGDKSGDKEGDIFGEVSSFSASNKSAPPSGNLMPASRPSAVISSNDSFAGGPPGYAKQIEQSVSGPSHALKPSAKSRDPRLRFLNRDSGGTADANIHVNLAEPNASKDGTLGGVVSDNSRKHKATDQPLMDETVLKRARESTGSPRDILVPPGRDGSNISSYSGDRVQSNKHTGLETKTARNPSIRTSSQLISNVSSIPDSTGTLQASQPNSVPQTSAAPIVSLPAVLKDIAVNPTVLMHWIQMEHQKRSASEPQPASGIISSGMINNVTAGMVIPPGNALKTAEVAHIPSYRPQATSQTASVNSQNDPGVIRMKARDPRRVLHNNTSQKNDTLNSDQAKSNGIALPAFQDSKDNLINRQQLAEQLQTTVLPSQPVSLSSIARQSTMSASKVDPVSNSQLAASSLIAPQESLVSVNRADPRVAAGQNDSNNAAPATTLGTRPPANQWGDLDDLLNGYDDQQKALIQKERARRIMEQHTMFSSRKLCLVLDLDHTLLNSAKFIEVDPIHEEILRKKEEQDRERSERHLFRFHHMQMWTKLRPGIWNFLEKASKLYELHLYTMGNKLYATEMAKVLDPSGTLFAGRVISRGGDGISRGGDGDTFDSDDRVPKSKDLDGVLGMESAVVIIDDSVRVWPHNKNNMIVVERYTYFPCSRRQFGLPGPSLLEIDRDERPEDGTLASSLAVIGRIHQNFFSHPNLNDADVRSILSSEQRRILAGCRIVFSRIFPVGEANPHLHPLWQTAEQFGAVCTNQIDDRVTHVVANSLGTDKVNWALQTGRFVVHPGWVEASALLYRRANEHDFAVK, encoded by the exons ATGCGCGTGACTCTCACGCCCAAGGACGAGGATTGGCTGGTCGTGCTGATGACGAGGGAGCGCCCGCGGTCGGCGGTGGTCGCGCCTGGGGGGGACGTCTTCACCGCCGGTGGCGGCGGGGAGACGTCCGATGGGGACTCCTCAGAGTCGCTGGAAGAAATTAGTGCCGCCGACTTTAAGGAGTCGTCCAGTGGCACCGCTGCTCCGTCGGCGTCGTCGCAGAGATCTAGGGTTTGGATGGGGTACACCATGTCCCGGAGTTATGCACCGGCGTTCCACAGCTTTGCTTGGGCGCAGGCTGTGCAGAACAAGCCTCTCGTTCCGCGGCCTGCTGCCGACGAGGACGAGGTAGAGCACCTCGTCGACACCTCGGACGAGGAGAAGGAAGAGGGCGAGATTGAGGAGGGGGAGGCCGTACAGTCCACTTCCCCTCCAATTAAGCAGCCTGAGACCATCGACTTGGACTCTGATGCGCAGGACAAGTCAGAGTCAGTGGACATGGAGCAGACCCGTTTGGCCGTTGAGGCGGCTGATGAGCTGGATTTTGACCAGCGCGTGGGGAGTATACTGGAGGAGCTTGAGAGGCTTTCCATTGAGGAAGCTGAGAA GTCATTTGAGGCTTCGTGTGCCCGCCTGCGGTCTTGCTTTGAGAGCCTTAAGCCGCTGTTCCCAGAGAGCGGTAGCCCGATGCCTATGCTTGATGCTCTTGTGCAACAGGCTTTTGTTGGAATCGACACCATCACCACT GTAGCTAATTCATATGCGATGCCGAAGAGGGAGCAGAACAAGAACATGCTGTTGAA GCTGCTGTTTCACATAAAGAACAGATATTCAGACATGCTGGCACTCAACCAGCGAGATGAG CTCGATAGTCGTGTGAGACAGTTAGTTTTTGTAGATGGAGAAGACAATGCCGGTTCCAATTGTAGCACCAAAACAGTGAATGTGGTTGTTCCATCTGGACAGGTTCCATCAGATAGACTGCCAGTCGAGTCAGGAGCAGCAAATCCACCTAGGGGCTCTAGTTTCCCCAGCTGGGAGATACCGGCGAATAATAGAATTGTTAGCCCCTTGTTGGACCTTCATGCAGATTATGACGAGAACAGCTTACCCTCACCCACCCGAGTTAGTGCCCCACCTTTTTCTGTGCCAAAGCCCATTGGGTTTGGAGTATTTCCAATGGCACCTGACAGATATTTTTCGGCGGAAAGAATTGATCCTTCGAAAATTTTTCTTTATCCATGTGTGAATGATGCGCTAAAGGATGTTTCCTCGTACCGACAGAAGTATGGCCCGACATCTACCTTTGCAAGTGATGATCTTCCAAGCCCAACCCCATCTGATGATGGGGATAAATCTGGAGACAAAGAAGGTGATATATTTGGTGAAGTTTCAAGCTTTTCAGCTTCTAATAAGTCTGCTCCGCCAAGTGGGAATCTGATGCCTGCTTCCCGACCTAGTGCAGTTATCAGCAGCAATGACAGTTTTGCAGGTGGTCCTCCAGGTTATGCTAAACAAATTGAACAGTCTGTTTCAGGACCCAGCCATGCTCTTAAGCCTTCAGCTAAAAGTAGAGATCCAAGGCTCAGGTTTTTGAACCGTGATTCTGGTGGTACTGCAGATGCAAATATACATGTAAATTTGGCAGAGCCAAATGCTTCCAAAGATGGGACCTTGGGGGGTGTTGTATCAGATAATAGCCGGAAGCACAAGGCAACTGACCAACCTCTCATGGATGAAACCGTGTTAAAAAGAGCTAGGGAGAGTACTGGGAGTCCCAGAGACATTCTGGTACCACCTGGTAGAGATGGAAGTAACATCAGCTCCTATTCAGGTGACAGGGTTCAATCAAATAAGCATACAGGGCTTGAAACTAAGACAGCCAGGAATCCTAGTATTAGGACCAGTAGTCAACTTATTAGCAATGTAAGTAGTATCCCAGACAGTACTGGAACTCTCCAAGCCTCCCAACCTAATTCAGTTCCACAGACCAGTGCAGCTCCTATTGTTTCATTGCCTGCAGTGTTAAAGGACATTGCTGTGAACCCGACTGTGCTCATGCATTGGATTCAAATGGAACATCAGAAGAGGTCCGCATCAGAGCCTCAGCCTGCTTCAGGTATCATCTCTAGTGGCATGATCAATAATGTCACTGCTGGGATGGTCATACCACCTGGCAATGCTCTGAAGACCGCAGAAGTTGCACACATTCCTTCTTATAGGCCACAAGCAACATCGCAAACAGCCTCTGTG AATTCACAAAATGACCCTGGAGTAATACGTATGAAGGCGCGTGATCCCCGTCGTGTCCTCCACAATAACACATCACAGAAGAACGATACTCTGAACTCTGATCAAGCCAAAAGCAATGGTATCGCCCTGCCGGCCTTCCAGGACAGCAAAGACAATTTGATTAACCGTCAACAACTGGCAGAGCAACTTCAGACTACTGTGTTGCCATCTCAACCAGTCTCATTATCCAGCATTGCTCGACAGTCCACCATGAGCGCGAGTAAGGTCGATCCTGTCTCTAATTCACAGTTAGCTGCTTCATCACTCATTGCTCCTCAAGAAAGTTTAGTCAGCGTAAATAGGGCAGATCCAAGAGTAGCTGCTGGACAGAATGATTCCAATAATGCTGCCCCTGCTACAACACTTGGTACCAGGCCACCAGCTAACCAGTGGGGTGATCTTGATGATCTCCTCAACGGTTATGATGACCAGCAGAAGGCTCTCATACAGAAGGAAAGGGCAAGACGGATCATGGAACAGCACACGATGTTTTCATCGAGGAAACTTTGTTTAGTGCTTGATTTGGATCACACTCTCCTCAATTCTGCGAAG TTTATAGAAGTGGATCCTATTCATGAAGAGATTTTGCGGAAGAAAGAGGAACAAGACCGGGAAAGGTCAGAGCGGCATCTGTTCCGATTCCATCATATGCAAATGTGGACTAAACTAAGACCAGGAATATGGAATTTTCTCGAGAAG GCGAGCAAGCTTTACGAGTTACATCTGTACACGATGGGGAACAAGCTGTATGCTACTGAGATGGCTAAGGTTCTTGATCCTAGTGGAACCCTGTTTGCAGGGAGAGTAATCTCAAGGGGTGGTGATGGCATCTCAAGAGGTGGTGACGGTGATACATTTGACAGCGATGACCGTGTACCAAAAAGTAAAGATCTTGATGGGGTATTGGGGATGGAATCTGCAGTAGTGATCATCGATGACTCTGTGAGAGTCTGGCCCCACAACAAAAACAATATGATTGTTGTAGAGAG ATACACCTATTTCCCTTGCAGCAGACGGCAATTTGGCCTTCCTGGACCATCACTTCTTGAAATTGATCGTGATGAAAGGCCTGAGGATGGCACTCTTGCTTCTTCGTTGGCG GTTATTGGGCGCATTCATCAAAACTTCTTTTCTCATCCCAACCTCAATGATGCTGATGTGCGCAGCATACTATCATCTGAGCAGCGGAGGATCCTTGCCGGCTGCCGTATTGTCTTTAGCCGGATTTTCCCTGTTGGAGAGGCTAACCCCCACTTGCATCCTCTCTGGCAGACTGCAGAGCAGTTCGGTGCAGTGTGCACGAACCAGATTGACGATCGGGTTACTCATGTTGTCGCCAACTCACTAGGAACCGACAAGGTGAATTGGGCACTACAAACAGGCAGATTCGTCGTTCATCCAGGATG GGTAGAAGCTTCAGCACTTCTATACCGGCGTGCCAATGAACACGATTTTGCAGTAAAATAA